A part of Micromonospora chersina genomic DNA contains:
- a CDS encoding trans-aconitate 2-methyltransferase — MWDPSTYLRYGDERSRPFHDLLARVPAERPRAVVDLGCGPGTLTATLAHRWPESRIAGLDSSAEMIARARAMGRVRSLAAAGVLAEPVSFSVGDVRDWRPEPDVDVVVCNAVLQWVPGHQELLTRWAATLPAGASLAFQVPGNFAAPSHRALREVAGRDRWRDTLAPLLREAPVDDPVDYAALLVGAGCAVDAWETTYVHLLPAAGADHPVLAWMEGTALRPVRAALDAAGWADFRAELRVRLAEAYPVRQGQVYFPFRRIFVVARTGARAEENP; from the coding sequence ATGTGGGACCCGAGCACCTACCTGCGCTACGGCGACGAGCGCTCCCGGCCCTTCCACGACCTGCTGGCCCGGGTCCCGGCGGAGCGGCCCCGCGCGGTCGTCGACCTGGGCTGCGGCCCGGGCACCCTGACCGCGACCCTGGCCCACCGCTGGCCGGAGAGCCGGATCGCCGGCCTGGACTCCTCCGCCGAGATGATCGCACGCGCCCGCGCCATGGGACGGGTCCGCAGCCTGGCCGCGGCCGGCGTCCTGGCCGAGCCGGTCTCCTTCTCGGTCGGGGACGTGCGGGACTGGCGTCCGGAGCCCGACGTCGACGTGGTGGTCTGCAACGCGGTGCTCCAGTGGGTGCCCGGCCACCAGGAGCTGCTCACCCGCTGGGCCGCCACGCTGCCGGCCGGCGCGTCGCTGGCGTTCCAGGTGCCGGGCAACTTCGCCGCCCCGTCGCACCGGGCGTTGCGGGAGGTCGCCGGGCGGGACCGGTGGCGGGACACCCTCGCCCCGCTGCTGCGCGAGGCGCCCGTCGACGACCCGGTCGACTACGCCGCCCTGCTGGTCGGTGCCGGCTGCGCCGTCGACGCCTGGGAGACTACCTACGTGCACCTGCTCCCGGCCGCCGGCGCCGACCATCCGGTGCTGGCCTGGATGGAGGGGACGGCGCTGCGCCCGGTCCGCGCCGCGCTGGACGCCGCCGGCTGGGCCGACTTCCGCGCCGAGCTGCGGGTACGCCTCGCCGAGGCGTACCCGGTGCGGCAGGGTCAGGTGTACTTCCCGTTCCGCCGGATCTTCGTGGTGGCCCGCACCGGCGCCCGCGCAGAGGAGAACCCGTGA
- a CDS encoding adenosine deaminase encodes MTDLPTFIAGLPKVELHVHHVGSASPRIVAELAARHEGRSPVPADPEALADYFAFRDFAHFIEVYLSVVDLIRDADDVWLLTHEVARELARQQVRYAELTVTPYSHVHRGIPAPAFCEAIEDARKRAEADFGIALRWCFDIPGEAGLPSAEETLRIALDERPDGLISFGLGGPEIGVPRPQFKPYFDQARAAGLRSVPHAGETTGPETIWDALRDLGAERIGHGISAALDPTLLAHLAERRIPLEVCPTSNVRTRAVASIEEHPLPQLVEAGVLVSINSDDPPMFGTTLNDEYAVAARLLHLDPAGVAALARDAVTAAFLEPGEKARISGEIDAYAAAATR; translated from the coding sequence GTGACCGACCTGCCCACCTTCATCGCCGGCCTGCCCAAGGTGGAGCTGCACGTACACCACGTCGGCTCCGCCTCGCCCCGGATCGTGGCCGAGCTGGCCGCCCGGCACGAGGGTCGCAGCCCCGTCCCGGCCGACCCGGAGGCGCTCGCCGACTACTTCGCGTTCCGCGACTTCGCCCACTTCATCGAGGTCTACCTCAGCGTGGTGGACCTGATCCGGGACGCCGACGACGTCTGGCTGCTCACCCACGAGGTGGCCCGGGAACTGGCCCGCCAGCAGGTCCGCTACGCCGAGCTGACCGTCACGCCGTACTCCCACGTGCACCGGGGGATCCCGGCGCCGGCGTTCTGCGAGGCGATCGAGGACGCCCGCAAGCGCGCCGAGGCCGACTTCGGCATCGCGCTGCGCTGGTGCTTCGACATCCCCGGCGAGGCCGGCCTGCCGTCCGCCGAGGAGACCCTGCGGATCGCCCTCGACGAGCGGCCGGACGGGCTCATCAGCTTCGGCCTGGGCGGCCCGGAAATCGGGGTGCCCAGGCCGCAGTTCAAGCCGTACTTCGACCAGGCCCGCGCGGCCGGGCTGCGCTCGGTGCCGCACGCCGGCGAGACCACCGGCCCGGAGACGATCTGGGACGCGCTGCGCGACCTGGGCGCCGAGCGGATCGGCCACGGCATCTCCGCCGCCCTCGACCCGACGCTGCTGGCCCACCTGGCCGAGCGACGGATCCCGCTGGAGGTCTGCCCCACCTCCAACGTCCGGACCCGGGCGGTGGCGAGCATCGAGGAGCACCCGCTGCCGCAGCTCGTCGAGGCCGGCGTGCTCGTCAGCATCAACTCCGACGACCCGCCGATGTTCGGCACCACGCTCAACGACGAGTACGCCGTGGCGGCCCGCCTGCTGCACCTCGACCCGGCCGGGGTGGCCGCGCTGGCCCGCGACGCGGTGACCGCCGCGTTCCTGGAGCCGGGGGAGAAGGCCCGGATCAGCGGCGAGATCGACGCGTACGCGGCGGCCGCGACGCGCTGA